A window from Enterocloster bolteae encodes these proteins:
- a CDS encoding saccharopine dehydrogenase NADP-binding domain-containing protein has translation MIGIIGGSGNVGQWATQALTRFSSAYIKVGGRNKEQFEKLARSLPDNAAVEFRQVDFKNIHSVKQFAEDCTIILNCAGPTYNHASELAEAVLNMGIGYVDVGYGKAMDQIFKRYGDKRILCKAGAIPGLSGVLPKYLAQQVEEIHQIEVYYCALGKFTKTAAADYLDGVFDNRMELPSKRREARRKLLPLSINEAYLYPYYDEECEHVERITKCNVSKWFMALEGECTHNFMNTAADSYKMDSDKAVEDLCLATYVDTLGRTEYAGFVIQISGETAGKHMIRTMQVKAPTAEYMTGTVAAASALLLDNTKELEIGGELGKIKEVNEFFSILDRIGQRLLISIVDKSIEDLTAVEEGEI, from the coding sequence ATGATAGGAATTATTGGAGGCAGTGGTAATGTTGGCCAATGGGCGACCCAGGCTTTAACGCGTTTTTCCAGTGCATACATCAAAGTGGGGGGAAGGAACAAGGAACAATTTGAAAAATTGGCAAGGTCATTGCCTGATAACGCCGCAGTGGAATTCAGGCAGGTGGATTTCAAAAACATTCATAGTGTAAAGCAATTTGCTGAGGATTGCACAATTATTTTAAATTGCGCCGGCCCTACCTATAATCATGCATCCGAACTGGCGGAAGCGGTATTGAATATGGGAATTGGGTATGTGGACGTTGGATATGGTAAAGCGATGGACCAAATATTTAAAAGATATGGCGATAAAAGGATTCTTTGTAAAGCCGGTGCAATCCCTGGATTATCAGGCGTGTTGCCAAAATATCTGGCCCAGCAAGTTGAAGAGATACACCAGATAGAAGTATATTATTGCGCTTTGGGAAAGTTCACTAAGACAGCTGCGGCAGACTATTTAGATGGGGTATTTGACAACAGAATGGAATTACCATCAAAGAGGAGAGAGGCAAGAAGGAAACTTCTTCCTCTTTCCATAAACGAAGCTTATTTATACCCATATTATGATGAGGAATGTGAGCATGTAGAACGGATTACAAAGTGTAATGTTTCAAAATGGTTCATGGCATTGGAGGGGGAGTGCACGCACAATTTTATGAACACGGCGGCTGACAGTTATAAAATGGATTCTGATAAAGCAGTTGAAGATTTGTGCTTGGCTACTTATGTCGATACATTAGGAAGAACGGAATATGCAGGTTTTGTAATTCAGATATCCGGAGAGACAGCGGGTAAACATATGATTCGCACCATGCAGGTAAAAGCACCAACAGCAGAGTATATGACAGGTACAGTAGCAGCGGCATCTGCCCTTTTGCTGGATAATACAAAGGAGTTGGAAATCGGAGGGGAATTAGGAAAGATAAAAGAAGTGAATGAATTCTTTTCTATATTGGATAGGATTGGACAAAGGTTGCTGATAAGCATTGTAGATAAATCAATAGAGGATTTAACAGCTGTTGAGGAAGGAGAAATATAA
- a CDS encoding Gfo/Idh/MocA family oxidoreductase produces MQKIRTVVCGTTFGLFYLEALRRLNDKFEIVGILANGSERSKRCAANFNTTLYTDIRQVPKDIDLACVVIRTRALGGKGTEIAAHFLENGINVIQEQPIHPKDLEECYRIALKNGVYFQTGDVYPHLDGVETFIRSAHKLNEIHDRPLYMNLSFAPQVSYPLMDILMNSLPDIRSWEFSGNVKAGPFRVITGTLNKIPVCMEIHNEVFPKDPDNNMHLLHSITYMYESGHLSLQDTFGPAIWNPRLDIPVELYNYGDVKSEVPEYMYEKTGHILGGYHSRNFKQIITDIWPEAVKKDLLLVLKGISDKRLLNAKGQKEMICSRQWNEMTKYLGYADIMDKKLSKATLTDILEKSVQEQRRHEYESC; encoded by the coding sequence ATGCAGAAAATACGAACTGTGGTATGCGGCACTACATTTGGGCTCTTTTATCTTGAGGCTCTGAGACGATTGAATGATAAATTTGAGATTGTCGGTATTTTAGCAAATGGGAGCGAACGTTCCAAAAGATGCGCGGCAAATTTCAATACCACTTTATATACTGATATACGGCAGGTTCCAAAGGATATTGACTTAGCCTGCGTAGTTATAAGAACCAGGGCGTTGGGCGGAAAAGGGACTGAGATAGCGGCACATTTCCTGGAAAATGGAATAAATGTCATTCAGGAGCAGCCAATCCATCCTAAAGATTTGGAAGAGTGCTATCGTATTGCGTTAAAGAATGGGGTATATTTTCAAACCGGAGATGTTTACCCCCACCTTGACGGTGTTGAAACGTTTATACGAAGTGCACATAAATTAAATGAAATTCATGACCGTCCGCTATATATGAACTTATCTTTTGCACCGCAGGTATCTTATCCGTTAATGGATATTTTGATGAATTCCTTACCAGATATCCGCTCATGGGAATTCAGCGGTAATGTTAAGGCTGGACCATTTAGGGTTATAACAGGTACTTTAAATAAGATACCGGTATGCATGGAAATTCATAATGAGGTATTCCCGAAGGACCCGGATAACAACATGCATTTGCTTCATAGTATAACGTATATGTATGAGAGCGGACATTTGTCACTGCAGGACACATTTGGGCCGGCAATTTGGAATCCGCGGCTTGACATTCCTGTGGAGTTATACAATTATGGCGATGTGAAAAGTGAAGTTCCTGAATACATGTATGAAAAAACGGGACATATTTTAGGCGGATATCACAGCCGGAATTTTAAACAGATTATCACAGATATATGGCCGGAGGCTGTAAAGAAGGATCTCCTGCTGGTTTTAAAGGGAATTAGCGATAAACGGCTGCTCAACGCCAAAGGACAGAAAGAGATGATTTGCTCAAGGCAGTGGAATGAGATGACAAAATATCTGGGATATGCGGATATAATGGACAAGAAATTGAGTAAGGCCACCCTTACCGATATATTGGAAAAGAGTGTTCAAGAACAGAGGAGGCATGAATATGAATCATGTTGA
- a CDS encoding non-ribosomal peptide synthetase translates to MVSGSTSEPKGTILTVENIIESVKEKSIEYSVAQNDVFMTWMSLEHIVGMVDFMFLPFFTGCTCVYSEISSFLSNPREWFDLMEKYNVTVSVAPNFAYKYMSDCITDSDNWDLSSLRILMSIGEPISRQVIQRFFSKVNRFHIDEEKFVAAYGLSETCSGVVVNKGNVLKAKVAPEVNITSGIDFDSSHFDYKKADLICQGEPIADTKVRIMDDHREELKENCIGNIEIKGSAVCKGYFEYDGRQPVEDGWLSTGDIGFYSGGALYVIGRRKDVIFSYGKNIYLSDLEYAVAKYFQLRSVACGDNVSSEGEFYIYLFVEINEAEGQQMKSKIRHTILRELGIKLDDIIFMDKLSNTKAGKISKAEIMRKYTMSRDSERRDNIEGFIKGYFAGEVTEDTSILDVAEDSLSMFRLIGAIHKQFGIKMGILDLTRCETIHDLCDYINKLSGREIPVEKITCENQMFCTSIQEAYILGRQQEFYGNTNMSHFYLEVRHNLSSQKIEEAIRKLIRRHSMLRSIFENSRRVVLGEDIADTFFLKTLEEKSLESHRKAANQKVNEPDKWPLFEICNIKEGDSYIAAIDIDMLIVDGFSLSVLVRDFKSLCRRLELEPISDGFGKYLEAYSIRKSGNRYLQDKQYWLERVKTLPGSPQIPILAAVNRGPNVFLRKEKAFTEQAWEELENVAERNGVTISVLLLTLYIHTLKRWSEEPEFTLNVTVMDRPTQMKDTERFVGDFTTNTLFNYENESGSPRNLYQDLSHVKGRLYEYLDHNNFDGVEVIREYAKVHQGEMALMPVVFTSMLFKEDNALTYEDINYFVTQTSQVYLDCQIYHYDTTYVIAWDYLEKVFPDNMIHNMFDYYMNLVEGIICGREINEIPVGNERAVTRYNETDYSEELMTIPEMLKRSLDFFGPKTAITDGETVLTYEQLKRRMEDMIEDYIKQGMKCGDTVMVLAGKDIDSVVAILAVAKIGATFIPVPEDYPKERIETIREYSSAEWIVHVQNNKIERCVSAKRQRNHTTSKLEDTAYIIFTSGSTGNPKGVAISHEGVMNTLVDMKKRFALDENEGVLGLSALNFDLSIFDIFGSIYMGGFLSLVKDPRNAEEINHMLEQFPITIWNSVPAIMKLFLESLPVDYRNTEINHIFLSGDWIGTELPEKIKKVFTNAEIISLGGATEASIWSIYFPIREVRKEWSSIPYGYPLGNQKIYILNKEGDACPTNVVGEICIGGRGVALGYVGDEEKTNRSFVDIPSIGRVYKTGDYGKFSEEGYVIILGRKDGQVKINGFRIELGEIEAVARKFYTVDNAIAIMDSKKKLALFYTGKEIEDRELQVHFEKYLPAYMIPYRFVYMEQFPLSKNGKIDRAALLQIRELKEESEISAPANEIEMKISVIWGKYLESDQVSVDENFFALGGDSIIAQRIAQELTKQFAVKIPFVKIVETGTVKELARFIQTETESKEEPKATLLSENQGEKTVEASQTELPMTNIQKAYFNGRNDSFELAHYNAHYYFEVEFPYEISDIERSIAQMLERHEVLRSIFLKNGTQKILADVPEYKVDITIAETEQEFAEKNEQMRRELSHKNYDFSKWPLFTFEVLKRGCDDFKILCASINLMVCDGDSLRIFLKEFTEGLNNKKLPPIHYSYHEYVNSLNDCTNEREYQEAKAYWLNKIPCFPEFPHLPMLKNLTQCKNYRISRVSETIDAETWGTFKNTVRKHAVSPSTVLCTIYARVLAKWSNQKDLLLNMTAFERKEFDQNVSGILGDFTKILPLEVHIDGADFWDNAMQIQTRILNNLDHKAFDGTEIIRELSRLSNGIGKALMPVVFTCVLFDSDENWFEQIGKLRYAVTQTPQVFLDNQILEMKHELYISWDYVEDLFNPAIIAAVFEDFISGIKNIAVNGVFETRSQIETDKVWDGYNMPVERVAPNTLQAFFEKQVRETPDGTALYYGDKQYTYAAIEAKANQVARYLCSHGICGANNRVGVLGERKPETIISIIGVLKTGAAYVPVDAKFPKERRDFILENSGSRLLLSEELYRSGELEQYDESPIGIQSLPDSLAYIIYTSGSTGKPKGVMINHMAACNTISDLNNKIKLNKTDRLIGISSVCFDLSVYDIFGAFSTGAALVMVRDARDCSEIVSLLAERKITVWNSVPVICSIVVQHMLERGMKDSLSLRQIMLSGDWIPLDLPDKAKSIFNKTKIMSLGGATEASIWSIYYEIGEVKPAWKSIPYGMPLKNQTMYVLNFAGELCPMDVVGEIYIGGVGVAQGYCGDTEKTEAAFIQHDHLGRIYKTGDMGVLRKEGYIEFLGRIDNQVKIRGYRIELGEIESAINNVPGIEKSVISYVVNRTGNKQLIAYYIPTSNDLASETIKESIGAFLPEYMVPQHYISIKELPLSANGKIDRSKLPELNLDKKERALSKDVISPLQKTLLGIWQKVFENTEITITDDFYGLGGDSIVLMKLLDEIALAGLENISIEDILEYETIEALSAYMEENK, encoded by the coding sequence CTGGTCTCCGGCAGTACCTCGGAACCAAAGGGAACAATATTGACTGTCGAAAATATTATAGAGTCGGTAAAAGAGAAAAGCATAGAGTATAGCGTAGCACAAAATGATGTGTTTATGACATGGATGTCCTTAGAGCATATAGTGGGGATGGTGGACTTTATGTTCTTACCATTTTTTACAGGCTGTACATGCGTTTACTCGGAAATCAGCTCATTTTTATCTAATCCCAGGGAATGGTTCGATTTGATGGAAAAATACAATGTGACGGTTTCTGTAGCACCTAATTTTGCATATAAGTATATGTCCGATTGTATAACTGATTCAGATAATTGGGATCTATCATCCCTTCGCATTTTAATGAGTATTGGAGAACCGATTTCACGGCAGGTGATTCAGAGATTTTTTTCTAAGGTAAACAGGTTTCATATTGATGAGGAAAAGTTTGTTGCTGCGTATGGGTTGAGTGAGACTTGTTCCGGTGTGGTTGTAAATAAAGGAAATGTGTTAAAAGCTAAAGTGGCACCAGAAGTGAATATAACATCAGGAATTGATTTTGACAGCAGCCATTTTGATTATAAAAAAGCTGATTTAATTTGTCAGGGAGAACCTATTGCAGATACAAAAGTGAGAATCATGGACGACCATCGTGAGGAACTAAAAGAAAATTGTATCGGAAATATAGAGATAAAGGGAAGTGCTGTTTGTAAGGGATATTTTGAGTATGATGGCCGTCAGCCTGTAGAAGATGGGTGGTTAAGTACAGGCGATATAGGATTTTACTCTGGTGGGGCATTATATGTTATAGGGAGAAGAAAGGACGTGATTTTTTCCTACGGAAAAAATATATACCTGAGTGATCTTGAATATGCGGTTGCTAAATATTTTCAGCTTAGAAGCGTGGCCTGCGGTGATAATGTGTCCAGCGAGGGTGAATTTTATATCTATTTATTTGTTGAAATAAATGAGGCTGAAGGTCAGCAAATGAAAAGTAAAATCAGGCATACTATTTTAAGAGAGCTGGGTATAAAGCTAGATGATATTATCTTTATGGACAAACTTAGTAATACAAAAGCAGGAAAAATCAGTAAAGCAGAAATCATGAGGAAATATACAATGAGTAGAGATTCAGAGAGAAGAGATAATATAGAAGGTTTTATAAAGGGTTACTTTGCGGGAGAAGTTACGGAAGACACCAGTATTCTGGACGTTGCAGAAGACTCCCTGAGTATGTTTCGGTTGATTGGTGCAATCCATAAGCAATTTGGAATTAAAATGGGGATTCTTGATTTAACGAGGTGTGAAACCATTCATGATTTATGTGATTACATCAATAAGCTTTCCGGAAGAGAAATACCGGTAGAAAAGATAACATGTGAAAACCAGATGTTTTGCACCTCTATACAGGAGGCATACATACTGGGACGCCAGCAGGAGTTCTATGGAAATACCAACATGTCCCACTTTTATTTGGAAGTGAGGCATAATCTTTCTTCACAAAAAATAGAAGAGGCAATACGTAAACTAATCAGACGCCATTCTATGCTGCGCAGTATTTTTGAAAATAGCAGACGGGTGGTATTGGGTGAAGACATTGCCGATACGTTTTTCTTAAAGACTTTAGAAGAAAAGTCACTTGAAAGCCATAGAAAAGCTGCCAATCAGAAAGTAAATGAACCAGACAAATGGCCACTGTTTGAAATCTGTAATATCAAGGAGGGGGATTCTTATATTGCGGCCATTGATATAGATATGCTTATTGTGGACGGATTTAGTTTAAGCGTGTTGGTCAGAGACTTTAAGAGTTTATGCAGGAGGCTGGAATTAGAACCCATATCGGATGGATTTGGCAAGTATCTGGAAGCATATTCCATCAGAAAATCCGGAAACAGATACTTACAGGATAAACAATATTGGCTGGAAAGAGTGAAGACGCTTCCGGGCTCCCCACAAATACCGATTCTTGCAGCTGTCAATCGTGGCCCTAATGTATTTTTACGCAAGGAGAAGGCATTTACAGAGCAAGCCTGGGAAGAGTTAGAAAATGTTGCAGAAAGAAATGGTGTGACGATAAGCGTATTGCTGTTGACTCTTTATATACATACGCTTAAGAGATGGAGCGAGGAACCGGAATTTACACTCAATGTAACAGTGATGGATCGTCCGACACAGATGAAAGACACAGAGCGTTTTGTTGGAGACTTTACGACCAATACACTTTTCAATTACGAAAATGAATCAGGCAGTCCCCGGAATCTGTACCAGGATTTATCTCATGTAAAGGGTAGGTTATATGAGTATTTGGATCATAACAATTTCGATGGTGTAGAAGTAATAAGGGAGTATGCTAAAGTTCATCAGGGCGAGATGGCTTTAATGCCGGTGGTTTTCACCAGTATGTTGTTTAAGGAAGACAATGCGCTTACATATGAGGACATCAACTACTTTGTTACTCAAACATCACAGGTATATCTGGACTGCCAGATATATCATTATGATACAACTTACGTAATCGCTTGGGATTATCTGGAGAAGGTTTTTCCGGACAATATGATTCACAATATGTTTGATTACTACATGAATCTTGTTGAAGGAATAATCTGCGGCCGTGAAATCAATGAAATCCCCGTAGGAAATGAGAGAGCAGTTACTCGGTACAATGAAACTGATTATTCGGAAGAACTAATGACTATTCCGGAAATGTTAAAACGGTCACTCGATTTCTTTGGTCCCAAAACAGCCATAACGGATGGTGAAACTGTATTAACATATGAACAGTTAAAGAGACGTATGGAAGATATGATTGAGGATTATATAAAACAGGGGATGAAATGTGGAGATACGGTCATGGTACTGGCGGGAAAGGATATTGATTCCGTAGTAGCGATATTAGCTGTTGCTAAAATAGGAGCCACCTTTATACCCGTTCCGGAAGATTATCCGAAGGAACGTATTGAAACTATAAGAGAGTATTCCAGTGCAGAGTGGATTGTGCATGTGCAGAATAATAAGATTGAAAGATGTGTTTCTGCTAAGAGACAGAGGAATCACACAACTTCTAAGTTGGAGGACACAGCCTATATAATTTTCACATCGGGTAGCACAGGCAATCCCAAAGGGGTGGCCATTTCTCACGAAGGTGTTATGAATACGCTGGTTGATATGAAAAAAAGATTTGCCTTGGACGAAAATGAAGGGGTATTGGGATTGTCTGCGCTGAATTTTGATTTATCCATTTTTGATATTTTCGGCAGTATCTATATGGGCGGATTTTTATCTTTGGTAAAGGACCCGAGGAATGCAGAAGAGATAAACCATATGCTGGAGCAATTCCCTATAACGATATGGAATTCGGTTCCAGCAATCATGAAACTGTTTTTGGAAAGTCTTCCAGTGGATTATAGAAATACAGAAATAAATCATATTTTCTTAAGCGGGGACTGGATTGGTACGGAGCTGCCTGAAAAAATAAAAAAGGTGTTTACGAATGCAGAAATTATAAGTTTGGGAGGTGCTACAGAGGCTTCAATCTGGTCAATCTATTTTCCGATCCGTGAGGTTCGGAAAGAATGGAGCAGTATACCTTATGGCTATCCATTAGGAAATCAAAAGATTTATATATTGAATAAAGAAGGCGATGCATGCCCAACAAATGTTGTGGGTGAAATCTGTATTGGCGGAAGGGGAGTAGCTTTAGGATATGTTGGAGACGAGGAAAAAACAAATCGGTCATTTGTAGATATACCTTCAATTGGGAGAGTGTATAAAACAGGGGACTATGGTAAATTTTCTGAAGAAGGATATGTAATAATATTGGGGCGAAAAGATGGTCAGGTTAAAATAAACGGTTTTCGTATTGAATTAGGTGAGATTGAGGCTGTTGCCCGTAAATTCTATACAGTAGATAATGCAATTGCAATTATGGATTCTAAGAAGAAATTGGCTCTGTTTTATACTGGGAAGGAAATAGAAGATAGGGAATTGCAGGTTCACTTTGAAAAATATCTGCCTGCCTACATGATCCCATACCGCTTTGTTTATATGGAACAGTTCCCGTTAAGTAAAAATGGAAAAATAGACAGGGCTGCGTTATTGCAGATACGGGAATTAAAAGAGGAATCCGAGATATCAGCTCCGGCTAATGAGATAGAAATGAAAATATCTGTAATATGGGGGAAGTATTTAGAGAGCGATCAAGTATCGGTTGATGAAAACTTCTTTGCCTTGGGCGGGGATTCTATCATTGCACAAAGGATAGCACAGGAATTAACAAAGCAATTTGCAGTGAAAATTCCCTTTGTAAAAATTGTGGAAACCGGCACTGTAAAAGAATTGGCCCGGTTTATACAAACTGAAACGGAATCAAAGGAGGAGCCGAAGGCCACTTTATTATCGGAAAACCAGGGGGAGAAAACAGTGGAAGCATCTCAAACGGAACTTCCAATGACGAATATTCAAAAAGCATATTTTAATGGAAGAAATGATTCGTTTGAATTGGCGCACTATAATGCCCATTACTATTTTGAGGTGGAGTTCCCATATGAAATCAGTGATATTGAAAGAAGCATTGCACAGATGCTGGAGCGTCATGAGGTTTTACGCAGTATATTTTTAAAAAATGGAACACAGAAGATTCTGGCAGACGTGCCGGAGTATAAGGTTGATATTACGATAGCCGAGACGGAACAGGAGTTTGCGGAAAAGAATGAACAGATGCGCCGCGAATTGTCTCACAAAAATTATGATTTTTCAAAGTGGCCGTTATTTACGTTTGAAGTTTTAAAACGGGGATGTGACGATTTTAAGATTTTGTGTGCAAGTATCAACCTCATGGTTTGTGATGGTGACAGCTTAAGAATCTTTCTAAAGGAATTTACAGAAGGTTTAAATAATAAAAAACTGCCGCCGATTCATTATTCATATCACGAATATGTAAATTCATTAAATGATTGTACGAATGAAAGGGAGTATCAGGAGGCGAAAGCTTACTGGTTAAATAAAATTCCTTGTTTTCCGGAATTCCCTCACTTACCTATGCTGAAAAACCTGACACAATGTAAAAATTATAGAATCAGCAGAGTCTCCGAAACGATTGATGCTGAAACCTGGGGGACATTTAAAAACACTGTAAGAAAACATGCTGTTTCTCCATCTACAGTACTTTGCACAATTTATGCCAGGGTGCTTGCGAAATGGAGTAATCAGAAGGATTTGCTGCTTAATATGACTGCATTTGAAAGAAAAGAGTTTGATCAGAATGTCAGTGGGATTTTAGGGGACTTTACAAAAATTCTTCCATTGGAAGTACATATTGATGGGGCGGATTTTTGGGATAATGCGATGCAGATTCAGACGAGGATTTTGAATAATCTGGATCACAAAGCATTTGATGGTACAGAGATTATAAGAGAATTGTCAAGGCTGAGTAATGGAATAGGTAAGGCCCTGATGCCGGTGGTATTTACCTGTGTGTTATTTGATTCTGATGAGAACTGGTTTGAACAGATTGGAAAACTGAGATACGCCGTTACGCAGACACCTCAGGTATTTTTGGATAACCAAATTCTTGAAATGAAGCATGAGCTTTATATATCGTGGGATTATGTGGAGGATTTATTCAATCCTGCGATAATAGCTGCAGTATTTGAGGATTTTATAAGTGGAATTAAAAATATAGCAGTAAATGGGGTATTTGAAACACGGTCTCAAATAGAAACGGATAAAGTTTGGGATGGATATAACATGCCGGTGGAACGTGTTGCCCCCAATACATTGCAGGCATTTTTTGAAAAGCAGGTCCGGGAAACACCGGACGGAACAGCCTTATATTACGGAGACAAACAATACACCTATGCTGCGATTGAGGCCAAAGCGAATCAGGTTGCACGTTATTTATGCAGCCATGGAATCTGCGGCGCCAATAACCGGGTCGGCGTGCTGGGAGAAAGAAAACCGGAAACCATTATTTCTATTATAGGAGTATTAAAAACGGGTGCTGCCTATGTTCCTGTGGATGCAAAGTTCCCGAAGGAAAGACGGGATTTCATACTGGAGAATAGTGGTTCAAGGCTATTGCTGAGTGAGGAACTGTATCGTTCGGGGGAATTAGAGCAATATGATGAAAGCCCCATAGGAATACAATCGCTGCCTGATTCTTTGGCATATATCATTTATACGTCAGGCAGTACAGGAAAACCAAAGGGCGTTATGATAAATCATATGGCAGCCTGCAATACAATCAGCGATCTGAACAACAAGATAAAATTAAATAAGACGGACAGATTGATTGGGATATCATCAGTTTGCTTTGATTTATCCGTATATGATATTTTTGGAGCATTTAGTACAGGAGCTGCACTGGTAATGGTCCGTGATGCGAGAGATTGCAGCGAGATTGTTTCCCTTCTTGCGGAAAGAAAGATTACGGTATGGAACTCGGTACCGGTTATCTGCTCAATTGTTGTTCAACATATGTTGGAAAGAGGGATGAAAGATAGCCTTTCATTACGGCAGATTATGCTGAGTGGAGATTGGATTCCACTTGATTTGCCAGATAAGGCGAAAAGCATCTTTAACAAAACTAAGATAATGAGTTTAGGCGGAGCAACAGAAGCTTCTATTTGGTCAATCTATTATGAAATAGGAGAAGTAAAACCAGCATGGAAGAGTATACCTTATGGCATGCCTTTAAAAAATCAGACAATGTATGTTTTGAACTTCGCCGGCGAGTTATGCCCTATGGACGTAGTGGGTGAAATATATATTGGAGGAGTTGGGGTCGCACAGGGATATTGTGGAGATACAGAGAAAACGGAAGCTGCATTTATTCAACATGACCATCTGGGCAGGATTTATAAGACTGGTGATATGGGAGTGCTGCGGAAAGAGGGATATATTGAATTTTTAGGCAGAATAGATAATCAGGTTAAAATTCGTGGCTATAGAATCGAATTAGGAGAAATTGAATCTGCCATTAATAATGTACCAGGAATTGAAAAAAGTGTAATTTCATATGTGGTAAATAGAACGGGAAATAAACAGCTGATAGCATACTATATTCCAACATCGAACGACCTTGCTTCAGAGACTATCAAGGAAAGTATAGGTGCTTTTCTGCCTGAATACATGGTACCGCAGCATTATATTTCCATAAAAGAATTACCGCTGTCTGCCAATGGGAAAATTGACAGAAGTAAGCTTCCTGAGCTGAATTTAGATAAGAAGGAGCGGGCATTATCAAAAGATGTAATCAGTCCGTTGCAGAAAACACTGCTGGGAATTTGGCAAAAGGTATTTGAAAATACTGAAATTACTATTACCGATGATTTTTATGGCCTGGGTGGAGATTCTATTGTTCTGATGAAGCTATTGGACGAAATTGCTTTGGCAGGTCTGGAAAACATTAGCATAGAAGATATTTTGGAATATGAGACAATAGAGGCGTTATCAGCTTATATGGAAGAAAACAAATAA